The following are encoded together in the Coregonus clupeaformis isolate EN_2021a chromosome 24, ASM2061545v1, whole genome shotgun sequence genome:
- the tpd52l2b gene encoding tpd52 like 2b isoform X14 has product MDPVGQACPPAPTLSLDPDINLNSPNKGLGPAGGVDSLTDVSVKGGAMAVAAVNTLPPGLTEEEAEELRSELVKVEEEVNTLRQVLLAKEKHSADLKRKLGLSPLNELKQNLSKGWQDVQTSNAYIRTTEKLGEWNEKVTGSELYLTASATLDDIAQSEAYKKTSETLSVAGQKTTAAFSTMGTALSRKLGDMRNSPTFKSFEDKVGNIKLG; this is encoded by the exons CATGCCCCCCcgcccccactctctctcttgaCCCAGACATCAACCTGAACTCCCCCAACAAGGGCCTGGGACCCGCAGGAGGAGTAGACTCCCTAACGGATGTCTCCGTGAAGGGGGGAGCCATGGCAGTAGCAGCCGTCAACACGCTGCCCCCAGGgctcacggaggaggaggccgagGAGCTCCGCTCTGAGCTAGTCAAG gtggaggaggaggtcaaCACCTTGAGACAGGTGCTCCTGGCCAAAGAGAAGCATTCTGCTGATCTGAAGAGGAAGCTGGGGCTGAGTCCTCTCAACGAGCTCAAACAGAACCTCTCCAAGGGATGGCAGGACGTTCAGACCTCCAACGC CTATATCAGAACCACTGAGAAACTTGGCGAGTGGAATGAGAAGGTTACCGGTTCCGAGTT ATATCTTACAGCATCTGCAACTTTGGATGACATTGCCCAATCTGAAGC GTATAAGAAGACTTCTGAGACCCTCTCTGTGGCGGGACAGAAGACCACTGCTGCCTTCTCCACCATGGGCACTGCCCTCAGCAGGAAACTGGGAGACATGAG AAACTCTCCAACCTTCAAGTCGTTCGAGGACAAAGTTGGAAACATCAAG
- the tpd52l2b gene encoding tpd52 like 2b isoform X8: protein MDPVGQACPPAPTLSLDPDINLNSPNKGLGPAGGVDSLTDVSVKGGAMAVAAVNTLPPGLTEEEAEELRSELVKVEEEVNTLRQVLLAKEKHSADLKRKLGLSPLNELKQNLSKGWQDVQTSNAYIRTTEKLGEWNEKVTGSELYLTASATLDDIAQSEAYKKTSETLSVAGQKTTAAFSTMGTALSRKLGDMRALPFSNSFGSNYSIRQSISMPAMRNSPTFKSFEDKVGNIKLG from the exons CATGCCCCCCcgcccccactctctctcttgaCCCAGACATCAACCTGAACTCCCCCAACAAGGGCCTGGGACCCGCAGGAGGAGTAGACTCCCTAACGGATGTCTCCGTGAAGGGGGGAGCCATGGCAGTAGCAGCCGTCAACACGCTGCCCCCAGGgctcacggaggaggaggccgagGAGCTCCGCTCTGAGCTAGTCAAG gtggaggaggaggtcaaCACCTTGAGACAGGTGCTCCTGGCCAAAGAGAAGCATTCTGCTGATCTGAAGAGGAAGCTGGGGCTGAGTCCTCTCAACGAGCTCAAACAGAACCTCTCCAAGGGATGGCAGGACGTTCAGACCTCCAACGC CTATATCAGAACCACTGAGAAACTTGGCGAGTGGAATGAGAAGGTTACCGGTTCCGAGTT ATATCTTACAGCATCTGCAACTTTGGATGACATTGCCCAATCTGAAGC GTATAAGAAGACTTCTGAGACCCTCTCTGTGGCGGGACAGAAGACCACTGCTGCCTTCTCCACCATGGGCACTGCCCTCAGCAGGAAACTGGGAGACATGAG AGCGCTGCCTTTCTCCAACTCCTTTGG TAGCAACTACTCCATTCGCCAATCGATAAGTATGCCAGCGATGAG AAACTCTCCAACCTTCAAGTCGTTCGAGGACAAAGTTGGAAACATCAAG
- the tpd52l2b gene encoding tpd52 like 2b isoform X17: protein MDPVGQDINLNSPNKGLGPAGGVDSLTDVSVKGGAMAVAAVNTLPPGLTEEEAEELRSELVKVEEEVNTLRQVLLAKEKHSADLKRKLGLSPLNELKQNLSKGWQDVQTSNAYKKTSETLSVAGQKTTAAFSTMGTALSRKLGDMRALPFSNSFG, encoded by the exons ACATCAACCTGAACTCCCCCAACAAGGGCCTGGGACCCGCAGGAGGAGTAGACTCCCTAACGGATGTCTCCGTGAAGGGGGGAGCCATGGCAGTAGCAGCCGTCAACACGCTGCCCCCAGGgctcacggaggaggaggccgagGAGCTCCGCTCTGAGCTAGTCAAG gtggaggaggaggtcaaCACCTTGAGACAGGTGCTCCTGGCCAAAGAGAAGCATTCTGCTGATCTGAAGAGGAAGCTGGGGCTGAGTCCTCTCAACGAGCTCAAACAGAACCTCTCCAAGGGATGGCAGGACGTTCAGACCTCCAACGC GTATAAGAAGACTTCTGAGACCCTCTCTGTGGCGGGACAGAAGACCACTGCTGCCTTCTCCACCATGGGCACTGCCCTCAGCAGGAAACTGGGAGACATGAG AGCGCTGCCTTTCTCCAACTCCTTTGGGTAA